The following are from one region of the Vibrio rarus genome:
- the rplS gene encoding 50S ribosomal protein L19 produces the protein MSNIINALEQEQMKQDLPTFAPGDTVVVQVKVKEGDRERLQAFEGVVIAIRNRGLHSAFTVRKISNGEGVERAFQTHSPMVDSIEVKRRGAVRRAKLYYLRERSGKSARIKEKLAKK, from the coding sequence ATGAGTAATATCATCAACGCTCTTGAGCAAGAGCAAATGAAACAAGACCTACCTACATTCGCACCTGGTGACACTGTAGTAGTTCAAGTTAAAGTTAAAGAGGGCGACCGTGAGCGTCTACAGGCATTCGAAGGCGTTGTAATCGCTATTCGTAACCGTGGTCTACACTCTGCATTTACAGTTCGTAAAATCTCGAACGGTGAAGGCGTTGAGCGTGCATTCCAAACTCACTCTCCAATGGTTGATAGCATTGAAGTTAAACGCCGTGGTGCAGTACGTCGTGCCAAGTTGTACTACCTACGTGAGCGTTCTGGTAAGTCAGCTCGTATTAAAGAGAAACTTGCTAAGAAGTAA